A single region of the Bacteroides luhongzhouii genome encodes:
- a CDS encoding DUF4954 family protein, with protein MKDYRRLTEDEVLQLKSQSCLADDWGNVSVAEGFNCEYVHHTRFSGEVKLGVFESEFTLPGGIKKHSGLRHVTLHNVSVGDNCCIENIQNYIANYEIGSDTFIENVDIILVDGLSTFGNGVEVAVLNETGGREVLMNDKLSAHQAYILALYRHRPELINRMKAIADYYSNKHASAVGSIGNHVMILNTGSIKNVRIGDYCHICGTCRLSNGSVNSNVTAPVHIGHGVICDDFIISSGSKVDDGTMLTRCFVGQSCKLGHNYSASDSLFFSNCQGENGEACAIFAGPFTVTHHKSTLLIAGMFSFMNAGSGSNQSNHMYKLGPIHQGTMERGAKTTSDSYILWPARVGAFSLVMGRHVNHADTSNLPFSYLIEQRNTTYLVPGVNLRSVGTIRDAQKWPKRDSRKDPNRLDYINYNLLSPYTIQKMFKGRSILKELKRVSGETSEIYSYQSAKIKNSSLNNGIRFYEIAIHKFLGNSIIKRLEGINFQSNEEIRQRLKPDTEIGIGEWVDVSGLIAPKSEIDRLLDGIERGAVNRLKSINASFAEMHENYYTYEWTWAYHKIQEFYGLDPETITAQDIIGIVKAWQQAVVGLDKMVYEDAKKEFSLSSMTGFGADGSHDEMKLDFEQVRGDFESNTFVTAVLKHIEDKTALGDELIKRIEAIVE; from the coding sequence ATGAAAGACTATCGTAGATTGACTGAAGATGAGGTACTTCAGTTGAAGAGCCAGTCGTGTCTGGCCGATGATTGGGGAAATGTATCAGTGGCAGAGGGCTTTAATTGTGAGTACGTCCATCATACCCGTTTCTCGGGTGAAGTAAAACTGGGGGTATTCGAATCTGAATTTACATTGCCGGGGGGAATTAAGAAACATTCGGGATTACGTCATGTGACGTTACACAATGTATCGGTGGGTGATAACTGTTGTATTGAAAATATCCAGAATTACATTGCTAATTATGAGATTGGTAGTGATACCTTCATTGAGAATGTAGATATAATCTTAGTGGATGGATTAAGCACTTTCGGTAATGGGGTAGAAGTGGCCGTTTTGAATGAAACAGGGGGGCGCGAAGTGTTGATGAACGACAAACTATCTGCGCATCAGGCATATATACTTGCGCTGTATCGTCATCGTCCCGAACTGATTAACCGCATGAAAGCAATTGCGGATTATTATTCCAACAAACACGCTTCTGCTGTCGGTAGTATTGGCAATCATGTCATGATTCTCAATACAGGTTCAATCAAGAATGTCCGGATTGGTGATTACTGTCACATTTGTGGAACTTGTCGTTTGTCCAATGGAAGCGTCAATAGTAATGTGACAGCGCCTGTACATATCGGTCACGGGGTAATTTGTGACGACTTCATTATCTCTTCCGGTTCAAAAGTGGATGACGGCACAATGCTGACCCGTTGTTTCGTCGGACAGTCCTGTAAATTGGGACACAATTATTCCGCTTCCGATTCTTTATTTTTTAGTAATTGTCAGGGAGAGAACGGTGAGGCGTGTGCTATTTTTGCAGGTCCTTTCACTGTGACACATCATAAGTCTACTTTGCTGATTGCCGGAATGTTTTCGTTTATGAATGCAGGCTCGGGATCCAATCAGAGCAACCACATGTATAAGTTGGGACCTATTCATCAAGGAACGATGGAAAGAGGAGCGAAGACTACTTCTGATTCATATATCTTGTGGCCGGCACGTGTCGGAGCGTTCTCATTGGTAATGGGACGTCATGTCAATCATGCCGATACATCTAATCTTCCTTTCTCTTACCTGATAGAGCAGCGGAATACAACTTATCTGGTTCCGGGAGTCAACTTGAGAAGTGTAGGTACTATCCGTGATGCACAAAAATGGCCGAAACGTGATAGCCGCAAAGACCCGAACAGGCTGGATTATATCAATTATAACCTGTTGAGTCCTTATACCATTCAGAAGATGTTCAAAGGTCGTTCCATTTTGAAAGAATTGAAACGTGTGTCCGGTGAAACTTCAGAAATCTACTCTTACCAGAGTGCTAAAATCAAGAACTCTTCTTTGAACAACGGAATCCGTTTTTATGAAATTGCTATCCACAAGTTCTTAGGAAACTCCATTATAAAACGGCTGGAAGGCATTAACTTTCAGAGCAATGAAGAAATCCGCCAACGCCTGAAACCCGATACGGAAATTGGTATTGGCGAATGGGTGGATGTTTCCGGACTGATTGCCCCCAAGAGTGAGATCGACCGATTGCTGGATGGCATTGAGAGAGGAGCTGTCAATCGTTTGAAGTCCATCAATGCAAGCTTCGCGGAAATGCATGAGAATTATTATACTTATGAATGGACATGGGCTTATCATAAGATTCAGGAATTTTATGGCTTAGATCCGGAAACGATAACAGCACAAGATATCATCGGTATCGTGAAAGCCTGGCAGCAAGCTGTTGTCGGATTGGATAAGATGGTATATGAGGATGCTAAGAAAGAATTCTCGTTGTCTTCCATGACCGGATTCGGTGCTGATGGCTCTCACGACGAAATGAAGCTGGACTTTGAGCAAGTACGCGGTGATTTCGAAAGCAATACATTTGTGACTGCTGTGTTGAAACATATTGAAGATAAAACAGCTCTTGGAGATGAGCTTATCAAGCGAATTGAAGCTATCGTAGAATAA
- the hflX gene encoding GTPase HflX, with translation MKEFVISEAKVETAVLVGLITQTQDERKTNEYLDELAFLAETAGAEVVKRFTQKLPTAHSVTYVGKGKLEEIRQYIRNEEEEEREVGMVIFDDELSAKQIRNIEAELKVKILDRTSLILDIFAMRAQTANAKTQVELAQYKYMLPRLQRLWTHLERQGGGSGAGGGKGSVGLRGPGETQLEMDRRIILNRMSLLKERLAEIDKQKATQRKNRGRMIRVALVGYTNVGKSTMMNLLSKSEVFAENKLFATLDTTVRKVIIDNLPFLLSDTVGFIRKLPTDLVESFKSTLDEVREADLLVHVVDISHPGFEEQIEVVNKTLAEIGGSGKPMILVFNKIDAYTYVEKAPDDLTPRTKENLTLEELVKTWMAKMEDNCLFISARERINIDELKNVVYQRVKELHVQKYPYNDFLYQTYEEEEE, from the coding sequence ATGAAAGAATTTGTAATATCCGAAGCCAAAGTAGAGACAGCAGTGCTTGTCGGACTCATCACACAAACGCAGGATGAGCGTAAAACGAATGAGTATCTGGATGAACTGGCTTTCCTTGCCGAGACGGCTGGGGCGGAAGTAGTGAAACGATTTACGCAGAAGTTGCCCACAGCTCATTCTGTGACCTATGTCGGAAAAGGAAAGTTGGAAGAAATCAGACAATATATTCGTAACGAAGAGGAAGAAGAACGTGAAGTAGGAATGGTCATCTTTGATGATGAGCTTTCTGCGAAGCAGATTCGTAATATTGAAGCTGAACTGAAAGTGAAGATACTGGATCGTACTTCATTGATTCTTGATATATTTGCCATGCGTGCGCAGACAGCCAATGCGAAGACACAGGTGGAGCTTGCGCAATATAAATATATGTTGCCGCGTTTGCAGCGACTCTGGACTCACTTGGAACGCCAGGGAGGTGGTTCTGGTGCCGGTGGTGGTAAAGGTTCCGTGGGACTTCGTGGTCCGGGTGAAACACAGCTCGAGATGGACCGCCGTATCATCCTGAACCGTATGTCATTACTGAAAGAACGCCTGGCGGAGATTGATAAGCAGAAGGCTACCCAACGAAAGAATCGCGGACGTATGATACGTGTTGCACTGGTTGGTTATACCAACGTGGGAAAATCAACCATGATGAATCTTCTCTCCAAGAGCGAAGTGTTTGCAGAAAACAAACTGTTCGCGACTTTAGACACCACTGTACGCAAAGTGATTATTGATAATCTGCCGTTCCTGTTGTCAGATACGGTAGGATTTATTCGCAAGTTGCCTACCGACCTGGTCGAATCTTTTAAATCTACCTTGGATGAGGTGCGTGAAGCAGATTTGCTTGTGCACGTAGTCGATATTTCCCACCCCGGATTTGAGGAACAGATTGAGGTGGTGAACAAGACACTGGCAGAGATTGGCGGCAGTGGCAAACCTATGATACTTGTATTTAATAAAATAGACGCTTACACCTACGTGGAGAAAGCGCCGGACGACCTTACCCCCCGAACAAAGGAAAACTTAACACTCGAAGAACTGGTGAAGACGTGGATGGCAAAGATGGAGGATAACTGCCTCTTTATTTCCGCCCGCGAACGAATCAATATAGACGAACTGAAAAATGTAGTTTATCAGCGAGTGAAAGAATTACACGTTCAGAAATATCCCTATAACGATTTTCTTTATCAGACCTACGAAGAAGAGGAAGAATAA
- a CDS encoding TolC family protein, with translation MKQKGICMKRIIYITIACAFLSVSFAKAQVLTLKECLEEGLQNNYSLRIIHNEEQISKNNATLGNAGYLPTLDFSAGYTGNLDNIETKARATGEITKNNGVYDQTVNVGLNLNWTIFDGFNISTTYKQLKELERQGETNTRIAIEDFIAALTSEYYNFIQQKIRLKNFHYAMSLSKERLRIAEASHLVGKFSGLDYQQAKVDFNADSAQYIKQQELLHSSRIQLNELMANNNVNQNIIIKDSTIDVHSDLQFDDLWNSTLATNASLLKADQNTVLAQLDYKKINSRNYPYLKLNTGYGYTFNKYDINANSRRGELGFNAGITVGFNIFDGNRRREKRNASLAFKNRRLERQDMELALRSDLSNLWQAYRNNLQLLNLERQNLITAKDNHDIAMDRYIQGDLSGFEVREAQKSLLDAEERILSAEYNTKLCEISLLQISGKITKYLE, from the coding sequence ATGAAACAGAAAGGAATTTGCATGAAACGCATCATTTATATAACCATTGCATGTGCCTTCTTATCAGTCTCTTTTGCAAAGGCACAAGTCCTCACTCTAAAGGAGTGTCTGGAAGAAGGATTGCAAAACAATTACTCTTTACGTATCATCCATAATGAAGAGCAGATCAGCAAAAACAACGCAACATTAGGAAATGCGGGTTACCTGCCTACACTGGACTTCTCTGCCGGATACACCGGAAACCTGGACAATATTGAAACCAAGGCGCGTGCTACCGGGGAAATAACAAAGAACAACGGAGTCTACGATCAGACGGTTAATGTCGGTCTTAACCTCAACTGGACTATTTTCGACGGATTCAATATCAGTACCACCTACAAACAGTTGAAAGAGCTGGAACGTCAGGGGGAAACCAACACCCGTATTGCTATTGAAGATTTTATTGCTGCCCTGACTTCCGAATACTATAATTTTATCCAGCAGAAGATCCGTCTGAAAAACTTTCATTATGCAATGTCCCTTTCCAAAGAGCGCTTGCGCATAGCCGAGGCTAGTCACCTGGTCGGTAAGTTTTCAGGACTGGATTATCAGCAGGCAAAAGTGGATTTCAATGCAGACAGTGCCCAATACATCAAACAACAGGAATTGCTACATTCTTCACGCATCCAGTTGAATGAACTAATGGCCAACAACAACGTCAATCAAAACATTATTATCAAAGACTCCACCATCGACGTACACAGCGACTTGCAATTTGATGATTTGTGGAATTCTACGTTAGCAACCAATGCTTCTTTGCTTAAGGCCGATCAAAACACGGTACTTGCCCAATTGGACTACAAGAAAATAAACTCACGCAACTATCCATATCTCAAATTAAATACCGGATATGGATATACGTTCAACAAGTATGACATCAACGCAAACAGTAGAAGAGGTGAACTGGGTTTTAATGCCGGAATAACTGTCGGTTTTAATATATTCGACGGTAATCGTCGCCGCGAAAAGAGAAATGCAAGTCTGGCTTTCAAAAATCGTCGCCTGGAACGACAGGACATGGAGTTAGCACTCCGCTCTGATCTTAGTAACCTATGGCAAGCCTATCGCAACAATCTCCAATTGTTGAATCTGGAACGTCAAAACCTGATAACCGCCAAGGACAACCACGATATTGCCATGGACCGTTATATACAGGGAGACCTCTCCGGCTTTGAAGTGCGCGAAGCACAAAAAAGTTTGTTAGATGCAGAGGAACGCATCCTCTCCGCCGAATACAATACGAAACTTTGCGAAATATCACTGTTGCAAATCAGTGGAAAGATTACGAAGTATCTGGAATAA
- the pelA gene encoding pectate lyase: MRKLSLFLLLLFILTNVSAQKATDYRKQQNYKEWVHIAPKFDDDFFKTEEAQRIGDNVLLYQQTTGGWPKNIYMPAELTEQEYNAALKAKEDTNQSTIDNNATTTEIEYLSRLYLATQEEKYKEGVLNGIQYLLKSQYENGGWPQFYPRPKGYYVQITYNDNAMVRVMNQLRAIYEKKAPYTFLPDNICEQAHNAFNKGIECILKTQVRQNGELTVWCAQHDRVTLEPCKARAYELPSLSGQESDNIVLLLMSLPNPSADVVKSIEGAIKWFQKSEIKGIQKEYFTNSEGKKDYRMIPCEDCPTLWARFYELETNRPFFCDRDGIKKYDISEIGHERRNGYSWYNKDGSKVLKRYEKWKKEQHK; the protein is encoded by the coding sequence ATGAGAAAACTAAGCCTTTTCTTACTGCTACTTTTTATCCTGACAAATGTTTCAGCCCAAAAAGCAACAGATTACAGAAAACAGCAAAACTACAAAGAATGGGTACACATCGCTCCCAAATTTGACGATGATTTCTTCAAGACGGAAGAAGCCCAACGCATCGGTGACAACGTGTTACTATATCAACAAACGACCGGAGGCTGGCCTAAGAATATTTATATGCCGGCGGAACTGACGGAACAAGAATATAATGCGGCACTAAAAGCTAAAGAAGATACCAACCAAAGTACCATTGATAACAATGCCACTACGACAGAAATAGAATATTTGTCACGGCTTTATCTGGCTACGCAAGAGGAGAAATATAAAGAAGGAGTGCTGAATGGTATTCAATATTTGCTCAAATCACAGTATGAAAACGGTGGATGGCCTCAATTTTATCCGCGTCCCAAAGGTTATTATGTACAAATCACCTACAATGACAATGCAATGGTAAGAGTCATGAATCAACTTCGGGCCATATACGAAAAGAAAGCTCCGTACACTTTCCTTCCTGACAATATCTGCGAACAAGCACATAATGCATTTAATAAAGGGATAGAGTGTATACTCAAAACGCAGGTGCGCCAAAATGGAGAGTTAACAGTATGGTGCGCCCAACACGACCGTGTCACTTTGGAACCCTGCAAAGCACGTGCCTATGAACTCCCGTCACTAAGCGGACAAGAGTCTGACAATATTGTATTGCTGCTGATGTCACTTCCCAATCCATCTGCAGACGTTGTAAAATCCATAGAAGGAGCTATCAAATGGTTCCAAAAGTCTGAAATAAAAGGAATACAGAAGGAATATTTCACTAACAGTGAAGGCAAAAAAGATTATCGCATGATTCCTTGTGAAGACTGCCCTACTCTTTGGGCACGTTTTTATGAACTGGAGACAAACCGGCCTTTTTTCTGCGACCGTGACGGCATTAAAAAATATGATATATCAGAAATCGGGCACGAGCGCCGGAATGGCTATAGCTGGTATAACAAAGATGGAAGTAAGGTGTTGAAGAGATATGAAAAATGGAAAAAAGAACAGCATAAGTAA
- a CDS encoding fumarate hydratase, whose translation MATPPFKYQPMFEKGKDTTEYYLLTKDYVSVSEFEGNPILKIEKEGLTAMANAAFRDVSFMLRRSHNEQVAKILSDPEASENDKYVALTFLRNAEVASKGILPFCQDTGTAIIHGEKGQQVWTGYSDEEALSLGVYKTYTEENLRYSQNAPLNMYDEVNTKCNLPAQIDIEATEGMEYEFLCVTKGGGSANKTYLYQETKAILNPGTLVPFLVEKMKTLGTAACPPYHIAFVIGGTSAEKNLLTVKLASTHFYDNLPTTGNEYGRAFRDVELEKEVLAEAHKIGLGAQFGGKYLAHDVRIIRLPRHGASCPVGLGVSCSADRNIKCKINKEGIWIEKLDSNPGELIPAELRQAGEGDVVKIDLNRPMPEILKELTKYPVATRLSLNGTIIVGRDIAHAKLKERLDRGEDLPQYIKDHPIYYAGPAKTPEGMACGSMGPTTAGRMDSYVELFQSHGGSMVMLAKGNRSQQVTDACKKYGGFYLGSIGGPAAILAQNNIKSIECVEYPELGMEAIWKIEVENFPAFILVDDKGNDFFKQLKPWNCKK comes from the coding sequence ATGGCAACACCTCCGTTTAAGTATCAGCCCATGTTTGAAAAGGGAAAAGATACAACTGAGTATTATCTGCTTACAAAAGACTATGTATCAGTAAGCGAGTTTGAAGGAAATCCCATCCTGAAAATTGAAAAAGAAGGTTTGACTGCGATGGCTAATGCGGCTTTTCGTGATGTATCATTCATGCTTCGTCGTTCACACAACGAACAAGTTGCTAAGATTCTGAGTGATCCGGAAGCAAGTGAAAACGATAAGTATGTGGCGCTGACTTTCCTGCGTAACGCAGAAGTTGCTTCAAAGGGCATACTTCCATTCTGTCAGGACACTGGTACTGCTATTATTCACGGTGAAAAAGGACAGCAGGTGTGGACTGGATATTCTGACGAAGAAGCGCTTTCACTGGGCGTATATAAAACATACACTGAAGAAAACCTGCGTTATTCACAGAATGCGCCTCTGAATATGTATGATGAGGTAAATACCAAATGTAACCTCCCTGCACAGATTGACATCGAAGCTACCGAAGGTATGGAATATGAATTCCTTTGTGTAACAAAAGGTGGTGGCTCTGCCAACAAGACATATTTGTATCAGGAAACAAAAGCGATCCTGAATCCCGGTACACTGGTTCCGTTCTTGGTTGAAAAGATGAAAACATTGGGAACAGCAGCTTGTCCTCCTTATCATATCGCTTTCGTAATTGGTGGTACTTCTGCTGAAAAGAACCTGTTGACAGTGAAATTAGCTTCTACTCATTTCTATGATAACCTGCCGACTACCGGAAACGAATATGGCCGTGCATTCCGCGATGTCGAACTGGAAAAAGAAGTATTGGCAGAAGCTCACAAGATTGGGTTGGGTGCACAATTCGGAGGTAAATATCTTGCTCACGATGTACGCATCATCCGTCTGCCTCGTCATGGTGCTTCTTGTCCGGTAGGGTTGGGCGTATCTTGCTCTGCCGACCGTAACATCAAATGTAAAATCAATAAAGAAGGTATCTGGATTGAGAAACTGGATTCAAATCCGGGTGAACTTATTCCGGCAGAATTGCGTCAGGCTGGTGAAGGTGATGTTGTAAAGATCGACCTCAATCGTCCGATGCCTGAAATTCTGAAAGAGCTGACTAAATATCCGGTTGCTACCCGTCTGTCATTGAACGGAACGATTATCGTAGGCCGTGACATTGCTCATGCTAAACTGAAAGAACGTTTGGATCGCGGTGAAGACTTGCCACAATATATTAAGGATCATCCTATTTATTATGCAGGTCCGGCAAAAACTCCGGAAGGCATGGCGTGTGGCTCTATGGGTCCTACTACGGCAGGACGTATGGACTCTTATGTAGAACTGTTCCAAAGTCATGGCGGTAGCATGGTGATGTTGGCAAAAGGTAACCGTAGCCAGCAGGTGACAGATGCTTGTAAGAAATATGGTGGTTTCTATCTTGGCTCTATCGGAGGCCCGGCAGCTATCCTTGCACAGAATAACATCAAGAGCATCGAATGTGTGGAATATCCGGAATTGGGTATGGAAGCTATCTGGAAGATTGAAGTAGAAAACTTCCCTGCATTTATCTTGGTAGATGATAAGGGTAATGACTTCTTTAAACAGTTGAAACCGTGGAATTGCAAAAAATAA
- a CDS encoding SusD/RagB family nutrient-binding outer membrane lipoprotein: MKNKRSIYTIAIIFTCAILSSCSDWLDVNHNPNSAEKVDPGYLFNYAVVNWAGSRTGGDAYIPLSQSIQCQADGGDDYGGWAEGYYVIDPYSLGNTWKHYYSVGGNNLQLAIKNAQEATPVNHNGIAQCKIILAQHIYEATMIWGDIPFTEAWIEGVKYPKFDSQEVVLNGVVSLLDEALNEINLDDPLAITDYDIFYKGDMQKWIRLAKSLKFRTLMTMVDKDPTKAEQIGKLISDGGMISSADDNLQFPYLQTAGNENPKYKILEKYTNGINIMFFANNNVLKPMQERNDSRISRYFEPGADGLYRGLDTRQAAEETDDENADLLSSVISKYLFRKEAPELIYSYQEQLFFEAEAYVRGLGVTSNLVKANELYKKAIQTACDYYEADPVKTTEFIDALDDLNTLEPDRALYEIHIQQWIDLMDRPLEEFVQWRRSGSNGNEVPVLTVPTEATSRELIRRWEYSPEEMTANPNAPKESPKIWEKMWFDL, encoded by the coding sequence ATGAAAAATAAAAGATCAATATATACTATAGCAATCATATTTACATGTGCTATTTTGAGCTCATGTAGTGATTGGTTGGATGTTAATCATAATCCAAATTCTGCGGAAAAGGTGGATCCCGGATATTTATTCAATTATGCAGTAGTGAATTGGGCTGGTAGTCGTACCGGAGGAGATGCTTACATTCCTCTTTCTCAAAGTATCCAGTGTCAGGCAGACGGCGGCGATGATTATGGGGGCTGGGCGGAAGGTTATTATGTCATAGATCCATATAGCCTTGGTAATACATGGAAGCATTACTATTCTGTTGGAGGTAATAATTTGCAGTTAGCTATCAAAAATGCTCAAGAAGCTACTCCTGTCAATCATAATGGAATTGCTCAATGTAAAATTATTCTAGCTCAACATATTTATGAGGCAACAATGATATGGGGAGATATTCCATTTACAGAGGCTTGGATAGAAGGAGTTAAGTATCCAAAATTTGATTCTCAGGAAGTAGTTTTGAATGGTGTAGTAAGCTTGTTGGATGAAGCGTTGAATGAGATCAACTTGGATGATCCTTTGGCCATTACTGATTACGATATTTTTTATAAAGGTGATATGCAAAAGTGGATTCGGTTGGCCAAATCTTTAAAATTCAGAACTTTAATGACAATGGTGGATAAAGATCCGACGAAAGCAGAACAGATTGGAAAGTTGATAAGTGATGGTGGTATGATTAGTTCGGCTGATGATAATCTGCAGTTCCCATATTTACAGACTGCCGGTAATGAAAATCCTAAATATAAAATATTGGAGAAGTATACAAATGGCATCAATATTATGTTTTTTGCAAATAATAATGTATTGAAGCCTATGCAGGAACGTAATGATTCTCGTATTTCCAGATATTTTGAACCGGGAGCTGACGGGCTGTATCGAGGCTTGGATACTCGGCAGGCAGCAGAAGAAACTGATGATGAAAATGCGGATTTATTATCTTCCGTTATAAGTAAGTATCTTTTTAGAAAAGAGGCACCTGAATTAATTTATTCTTATCAGGAACAGTTGTTTTTTGAAGCGGAAGCGTATGTACGTGGGTTGGGAGTAACTTCTAATTTGGTGAAAGCTAATGAATTATATAAAAAAGCTATTCAAACAGCTTGTGATTATTATGAAGCAGATCCGGTAAAGACAACTGAATTTATTGACGCTTTGGATGATTTAAACACATTGGAACCTGATAGAGCTTTATATGAGATTCATATTCAGCAATGGATTGATTTGATGGACAGACCGTTGGAAGAATTTGTACAGTGGAGAAGATCAGGATCCAATGGTAATGAGGTACCTGTACTTACTGTGCCGACAGAAGCTACTTCTCGGGAACTTATTCGTAGATGGGAATATAGTCCTGAGGAAATGACAGCTAATCCTAATGCACCCAAAGAATCTCCTAAAATTTGGGAAAAGATGTGGTTTGATTTATAG